The DNA region GACTTCACCTCGAAGTACAAGCAGACCATCCTCGGTCCCCTCTGGTTTCTCGTCAGTCCCATCATCAACTCCCTGGCCTTCACCCTCGTCTTCGGGAAAATCGTCGGCGTATCCACCGATAAACTCCCGCCGATGATCTTCTTCCTCAGCGGCCAGCTTGCCTGGACTTACTTCTCCACCGTCCTCGGCTCCACCGCCAACTCCCTCGCCGGAAACACCCACCTCTTCGCCAAGGTTTATTTCCCCCGCCTCATCCCCCCGCTCGCCGTCACCATCTCCAGCCTTCTCGCACTCGTTATCCAGCTCGTCACCTTCCTCGGCTTCTACGCCCACCACCAGCTGACCCATTCCCCCGATCAGCTCCTTGCGCTGCCCTCCATCAACTGGCTCCTCTTCCCCCTGATCGTCGTCCACATGGCCGTCCTCGCCCTCGGCGTCGGCCTCACCCTCTCCGCCCTCTCCGCCAAATACCGCGACATCCAGCAAGTCCAGGGCTTCTTCGTCACCCTCTGGATGTACGGCTCCCCCGTGATCTACCCGCTCTCCACCATCAGCGAAAAATTTCCCGGCTTCGTCTGGCTCGCTCACCTCAACCCCATGACGGCTATCGTCGAGACCACCCGCTTCCTCTTCCTCGGCGTCGGCACCGTCACCCTCTCCGGCTACGCCACCTCCGTCGCCATCACCCTCGCCGTTTTCGCGCTCGGACTCTTCTCGTACCAAAAATCCGCCCGCACCTTCGTCGACACCGTCTGAGTACCGACCCATGAGCCAGCCCATCATCG from Nibricoccus aquaticus includes:
- a CDS encoding ABC transporter permease codes for the protein MNPSQPPSEIEIRIRPNTSWFHIDLEGLKNYRDLLWLLVQRDFTSKYKQTILGPLWFLVSPIINSLAFTLVFGKIVGVSTDKLPPMIFFLSGQLAWTYFSTVLGSTANSLAGNTHLFAKVYFPRLIPPLAVTISSLLALVIQLVTFLGFYAHHQLTHSPDQLLALPSINWLLFPLIVVHMAVLALGVGLTLSALSAKYRDIQQVQGFFVTLWMYGSPVIYPLSTISEKFPGFVWLAHLNPMTAIVETTRFLFLGVGTVTLSGYATSVAITLAVFALGLFSYQKSARTFVDTV